A DNA window from Sphingomonas profundi contains the following coding sequences:
- a CDS encoding aldehyde dehydrogenase family protein, with protein MKLNEQDEATATAATLLIDGAWREAASGQTFASLNPADERVIGHVSAGDARDVDAAVAAARAAFEERRWLSLPPPQRARILHAVADRIEMELDTLAENEVRENGMPLTMARATIGGGAQAFRYFAGWIGKIHGQTGEMAQGEQYFGYTLKEPVGVAALIVPWNGPFMMACHKLAPALAAGCTTVLKPAEDTSLNTLNLVRIVLDAGVPAGVVNLVTGLGSVAGAALVAHPDVDKVSFTGSTPVGRQIVQAAAGNFKRVTLELGGKSPVIVLDDADLALAVPAVLNGIMANSGQACVAGSRLYAQRGIYDRLIAAVAEAAGKLVIGDGLSAGTQMGPVISAKQFERVMGYIEGGVAEGAELVSGGKRRGETGFFIEPTIFSHAPHDATVMREEIFGPVLSATPFDDLGWAIAQANDTRYGLAGAVYTRSLEKAHTVARAVRAGNLWINCYSVQDFSLPFGGYKESGWGRERGAMGLEAFMENKSVVARLY; from the coding sequence GTGAAGCTGAACGAACAGGACGAGGCGACCGCCACAGCGGCGACGCTGCTGATCGACGGCGCGTGGCGCGAAGCGGCGTCGGGCCAGACCTTCGCCAGCCTGAACCCCGCCGACGAGCGGGTGATCGGGCATGTCAGCGCCGGCGACGCACGCGACGTGGACGCCGCCGTCGCTGCGGCGCGCGCTGCCTTCGAGGAACGGCGCTGGCTCAGCCTGCCGCCGCCGCAGCGGGCGCGCATCCTGCACGCCGTCGCCGACCGGATCGAGATGGAGCTGGACACGCTGGCCGAGAACGAGGTGCGCGAGAACGGGATGCCGCTGACGATGGCACGCGCCACCATCGGTGGCGGCGCGCAGGCTTTCCGCTACTTCGCGGGCTGGATCGGCAAGATCCACGGCCAGACGGGCGAGATGGCCCAAGGCGAGCAATATTTCGGCTACACGCTGAAGGAGCCGGTGGGCGTGGCGGCGCTGATCGTGCCGTGGAACGGGCCGTTCATGATGGCCTGCCACAAGCTTGCGCCCGCGCTCGCGGCCGGATGCACCACCGTGCTGAAGCCGGCCGAGGATACCTCGCTCAACACGCTCAACCTGGTTCGGATCGTCCTGGACGCGGGCGTGCCGGCGGGTGTGGTGAACCTCGTCACCGGGCTGGGATCGGTCGCCGGCGCCGCGCTGGTCGCGCACCCTGATGTCGACAAGGTGAGCTTCACCGGCTCGACCCCGGTCGGCCGCCAGATCGTGCAGGCGGCGGCCGGCAACTTCAAGCGGGTAACGCTGGAGCTGGGCGGCAAGTCGCCCGTCATCGTGCTGGACGACGCCGATCTGGCGCTCGCGGTGCCGGCGGTGCTCAACGGGATCATGGCCAATTCGGGCCAAGCCTGCGTGGCAGGCTCGCGCCTCTATGCGCAGCGCGGCATCTACGACCGGCTTATCGCGGCGGTGGCGGAGGCCGCCGGCAAGCTCGTGATCGGCGACGGGCTGAGCGCGGGCACGCAGATGGGGCCGGTCATATCGGCGAAGCAATTCGAGCGCGTCATGGGCTATATCGAGGGCGGCGTCGCTGAGGGCGCGGAGCTCGTCTCGGGCGGCAAGCGCCGAGGCGAGACCGGCTTCTTCATCGAGCCGACCATCTTCTCGCACGCGCCGCACGACGCGACAGTGATGCGCGAGGAGATTTTCGGCCCGGTACTCTCCGCCACGCCGTTCGACGATCTGGGCTGGGCGATCGCGCAGGCGAACGACACGCGCTACGGGCTGGCAGGCGCGGTTTATACGCGATCGCTGGAGAAGGCGCACACCGTGGCGCGGGCAGTGCGGGCGGGCAATCTCTGGATCAACTGCTACAGCGTGCAGGATTTCTCGCTGCCGTTTGGTGGGTACAAGGAATCCGGCTGGGGCCGCGAACGCGGAGCGATGGGGCTGGAAGCGTTCATGGAGAACAAGTCGGTCGTCGCGCGCCTCTACTAG
- a CDS encoding aromatic ring-hydroxylating dioxygenase subunit alpha — MKDQPSAKHANGAAPAFLRNCWYVAAWGSELPPGTHMKRILLDRPILLMRDEEERAAAIGNVCPHRFASLSAGRFQDGLVECPYHGLRFDMAGRCVLNPHGDGRIAERARVHSYPLVERHGALWIWPGDAEAADPASIPDLSFLDTPSPADRAPGYLLTPANYQLASDNILDLSHSDFLHHATLGTAGELAGSPAKARLHGDAVTIEWAFEGKGMVLQRPLRDHADVHTRFEVSWYPAGVMIIRNEVQLAGDPASLKKKAGVHIMTPETARTTHYFFENGEAERKQMLQLALKVFESEDGVMLEDVQANMGGRGFWEMEPLVLSNDSGAILARRVLDRLIRQEMR, encoded by the coding sequence ATGAAAGACCAACCTTCCGCCAAGCACGCCAACGGTGCGGCGCCTGCGTTCCTGCGCAACTGCTGGTATGTCGCGGCCTGGGGCAGCGAACTTCCGCCGGGCACGCACATGAAGCGCATCCTGCTCGATCGCCCGATCCTGCTGATGCGCGACGAGGAGGAGAGGGCGGCCGCGATCGGCAATGTCTGCCCCCATCGCTTCGCATCGCTCAGCGCCGGCCGGTTTCAGGACGGGCTGGTGGAGTGCCCCTATCACGGTCTGCGCTTCGACATGGCCGGCCGGTGCGTGCTCAACCCGCACGGCGACGGCCGCATCGCGGAGCGGGCGCGGGTCCACAGCTATCCGCTGGTGGAGCGCCACGGCGCACTGTGGATCTGGCCGGGTGACGCGGAGGCGGCCGATCCCGCGAGCATTCCGGACCTCTCGTTTCTCGACACGCCGTCGCCCGCGGATCGCGCCCCCGGCTATCTGCTCACGCCGGCCAACTACCAACTCGCCTCCGACAACATCCTCGATCTCAGCCACTCGGATTTCCTGCACCACGCAACGCTTGGCACCGCGGGCGAACTCGCGGGTTCGCCGGCGAAGGCGCGGCTGCACGGGGACGCCGTGACCATCGAGTGGGCGTTCGAGGGGAAGGGCATGGTGCTGCAGCGGCCCTTGCGTGACCATGCCGACGTCCACACCCGCTTCGAGGTGAGCTGGTATCCTGCCGGCGTGATGATCATCCGCAACGAGGTGCAGCTGGCGGGCGATCCCGCATCGCTGAAGAAGAAAGCCGGCGTGCACATCATGACGCCGGAGACCGCCAGAACGACCCACTATTTCTTCGAAAATGGCGAGGCGGAACGCAAGCAGATGCTCCAGCTCGCGCTCAAGGTGTTCGAGAGCGAGGACGGCGTGATGCTGGAAGACGTCCAGGCCAACATGGGCGGTCGCGGCTTCTGGGAGATGGAGCCGCTGGTCCTGTCGAACGACAGCGGCGCGATCCTCGCACGGCGCGTGCTGGACCGCCTGATCCGGCAGGAAATGCGCTGA
- a CDS encoding alpha/beta fold hydrolase, translating to MPERPPLSRSRWSIAAVADFVLVHGGFHGGWCWSRVADILRGHGHRVWTPTLTGLGERSHLLAPGIDLTTHINDIVNVLRWESITDAVLCGHSYGGMVITGVADRARERVRRLIYLDAAVPEHGQSFLDLMGNGAAVIAQARAQGDGYRVPPISAEGFGIEQADDRAWVDSLTTAQPLATCTEPLSFQHAGGPTLPRTYIHALRARRRSGDIHAALVDRADWRTRTIDCGHEVMIDRPDELAAMLIEEAAA from the coding sequence ATGCCCGAGCGTCCGCCGCTGTCGCGATCACGGTGGAGCATCGCCGCCGTGGCTGACTTCGTCCTCGTTCATGGCGGCTTCCATGGTGGCTGGTGCTGGAGCAGGGTTGCCGACATCCTGCGCGGGCATGGACATCGCGTCTGGACTCCCACGCTGACCGGCCTCGGCGAGCGGTCTCACCTGCTCGCGCCCGGCATCGATCTGACCACCCACATCAACGACATCGTCAATGTGCTGCGGTGGGAATCGATCACCGATGCGGTCCTGTGCGGGCACAGCTATGGCGGCATGGTCATCACGGGCGTGGCGGATCGGGCGCGGGAGCGGGTTCGGCGTCTCATCTATCTGGACGCCGCGGTTCCCGAGCACGGGCAGAGCTTCCTCGATCTGATGGGCAATGGTGCGGCCGTCATCGCCCAGGCGCGGGCGCAGGGGGACGGCTATCGCGTGCCGCCGATTTCCGCCGAAGGTTTCGGCATCGAGCAGGCGGACGACCGCGCCTGGGTAGACAGCCTGACGACCGCGCAGCCGCTCGCGACCTGCACGGAGCCACTATCGTTCCAGCATGCCGGCGGTCCGACGCTGCCACGAACCTACATCCACGCCCTGCGCGCCCGCCGTCGCTCGGGCGACATCCACGCCGCGCTCGTGGATCGCGCCGACTGGCGGACGCGGACGATCGATTGCGGCCATGAGGTGATGATCGATCGGCCGGATGAGCTGGCCGCGATGCTGATCGAAGAAGCGGCGGCATGA
- a CDS encoding VOC family protein translates to MSIAADLPGRTTPILSAHVAGVALTSPDIARLAAFYVEVMGYSGGWNQGGWIGWMDGRWLSIVEGRANTIDHVAFALSEADGVGRLRGRLANASIPFEEIAADDRLGAAIALRDPDGNRLLFGSYAAASPAVGEERGAARLQHIVFASDATVDLVRFYCDVIGFAASDYVRDASGDLTSAFLNCGPEHHSLALFRAPAKRMDHLCFDIEAWSNIRDWADRFASHHVQLRWGPGRHGPGNNLFFFVNDPDGNWLEFSAELERLEAARPIKNWVHEERTLNSWGAALMRS, encoded by the coding sequence GTGTCGATCGCGGCGGATCTGCCGGGCCGGACCACTCCCATCCTGTCCGCCCATGTCGCAGGCGTCGCGCTTACCTCGCCCGATATCGCGCGGCTAGCGGCGTTCTATGTCGAGGTGATGGGATATTCGGGCGGATGGAACCAGGGCGGATGGATCGGGTGGATGGACGGCCGCTGGCTTTCCATCGTCGAGGGGCGTGCCAACACCATCGACCATGTCGCATTCGCCCTTTCCGAAGCGGACGGCGTCGGCCGGCTCCGAGGCCGATTGGCGAACGCGTCGATCCCGTTCGAGGAGATTGCGGCCGATGACAGGCTCGGCGCGGCGATCGCGCTCCGCGATCCGGACGGCAACCGGCTGCTGTTCGGTTCGTATGCAGCGGCCTCGCCGGCCGTAGGCGAGGAGCGAGGCGCCGCCCGTTTGCAGCACATCGTCTTCGCGAGCGATGCGACGGTCGATCTGGTTCGCTTCTACTGCGATGTGATCGGTTTCGCCGCGTCGGATTATGTACGCGACGCGAGCGGTGATCTGACGTCAGCGTTCCTGAACTGCGGACCGGAGCATCACAGCCTGGCCCTGTTCCGCGCACCGGCCAAGCGCATGGACCACCTCTGTTTCGACATCGAGGCGTGGTCGAATATCCGTGACTGGGCCGATCGCTTCGCAAGCCACCACGTGCAGTTGCGCTGGGGCCCGGGGCGGCATGGCCCCGGCAACAACCTGTTCTTCTTCGTGAACGATCCGGACGGGAACTGGCTGGAATTCTCGGCGGAGCTGGAGCGGCTCGAGGCCGCCAGACCGATCAAGAACTGGGTGCATGAGGAGCGTACGTTGAACAGCTGGGGTGCGGCGCTGATGCGCAGCTAG
- a CDS encoding fumarylacetoacetate hydrolase family protein, which yields MRYATVLIEGQARWGRVVDDKILLLDALHPTLKAAIAAGALASGELDRAAGEAIDLSAVRFLPPITEPGKILCIGLNYENHRRETGRAEVAHPTVFTRFPDSQVGHEAAILRPPESIKLDYEGELAVVIGKGGRRIAAVDALDHIAGYSCYNDGSVRDWQAHTIQFTPGKNFPQTGAFGPWLVTPDEFGPPATQTLQTRLNGQVMQHARLADMIFPIDQLIAYCSTFTPIAPGDVIVTGTPGGVGAKRDPQVFMKPGDTVEIEIDGIGVLANVIADEPAAN from the coding sequence GTGCGCTACGCGACAGTGCTTATAGAGGGTCAGGCGCGCTGGGGACGTGTCGTCGACGACAAGATCCTTCTGCTCGATGCGCTCCACCCGACGCTGAAGGCGGCGATCGCCGCGGGGGCGCTGGCATCCGGCGAACTCGATCGCGCGGCGGGCGAAGCGATCGACCTGTCCGCCGTGCGCTTCCTTCCGCCCATAACAGAGCCCGGCAAGATCCTGTGCATCGGCTTGAACTACGAAAATCACCGGCGGGAAACCGGCAGAGCGGAGGTGGCCCACCCGACCGTGTTCACCCGCTTTCCGGATTCGCAGGTCGGGCATGAGGCGGCGATCCTGCGCCCGCCGGAATCGATCAAGCTCGACTATGAGGGGGAGCTCGCGGTCGTGATCGGCAAAGGCGGGCGGCGGATCGCCGCCGTCGACGCGCTGGACCATATCGCCGGCTACAGCTGCTACAACGACGGCTCGGTGCGCGACTGGCAGGCGCACACGATACAGTTCACGCCGGGCAAGAATTTCCCGCAGACCGGCGCGTTCGGCCCCTGGCTGGTGACGCCAGATGAGTTCGGCCCGCCGGCCACGCAGACCTTGCAGACGCGGCTCAACGGTCAGGTGATGCAGCATGCGCGGCTGGCCGACATGATCTTTCCGATCGATCAGCTGATCGCATATTGCTCGACCTTCACGCCGATCGCTCCCGGCGACGTGATCGTGACCGGAACGCCCGGCGGCGTGGGGGCGAAGCGCGATCCGCAGGTTTTCATGAAACCCGGCGACACGGTCGAGATCGAGATCGACGGTATCGGCGTGCTGGCGAACGTCATCGCCGACGAACCCGCCGCCAACTGA
- a CDS encoding aromatic ring-hydroxylating dioxygenase subunit alpha, whose product MFLRNCWYVAAWAGDLPDAGLLSRRILDQPVLLYRTSTGRPAALLDRCPHRLVPLSAGKRSGDLVRCGYHGMTFGPDGACVHIPGQSTIPPAAAATAFPVIERFGLIWIWLGEAAADAELIPEVPWLDSPGWAASRGYTHVAGDYRLLSDNLLDLSHENYIHQSTIGNEEEEPIADYPVRVSLDDKVVRAHRDMPDIVPPPFFRLLTGSDARIDRWQTAIWTAPAINMTDVGARPAGRRDGAALVSRILHLLTPETGCSTHYFWAHTRNFRQDDHQLTDQIIAAHYRTFDEDKEMIELQQKELDATGSSVPKFALRVDDAPLRARRQLTGLIREERETNGSVLAKRQTLLPRAETPSSVNA is encoded by the coding sequence ATGTTTCTCCGCAACTGCTGGTATGTTGCCGCCTGGGCCGGCGATCTGCCCGACGCGGGACTGCTCTCCCGCCGCATCCTCGACCAGCCGGTGTTGCTGTACCGCACGAGCACCGGCAGGCCCGCGGCCCTGCTGGATCGATGCCCCCATAGGCTGGTTCCGCTTTCCGCCGGCAAGCGCAGCGGCGATCTCGTGCGATGCGGCTATCACGGGATGACGTTCGGACCCGATGGCGCGTGCGTCCACATTCCCGGCCAGTCGACGATCCCGCCGGCGGCGGCGGCGACCGCCTTCCCCGTGATCGAGCGCTTCGGGCTGATCTGGATCTGGCTCGGAGAGGCTGCCGCCGACGCAGAGCTGATCCCCGAAGTACCCTGGCTCGATTCGCCGGGCTGGGCCGCCTCGCGCGGCTACACGCACGTGGCCGGTGACTATCGCCTGCTCTCCGACAACCTCCTGGATCTCAGCCACGAGAACTACATCCATCAGTCGACGATCGGGAACGAAGAGGAAGAGCCGATCGCCGACTACCCCGTCCGCGTGAGTCTGGACGACAAGGTCGTCCGGGCGCACCGCGACATGCCGGACATCGTGCCGCCCCCGTTCTTCCGCCTCCTTACCGGCAGCGACGCCCGGATCGATCGCTGGCAGACCGCCATCTGGACCGCGCCGGCGATCAACATGACCGATGTCGGCGCACGCCCCGCCGGTCGTCGGGACGGCGCGGCCCTGGTGTCCCGCATCCTCCATCTGCTCACGCCCGAAACCGGGTGCAGCACCCATTATTTCTGGGCCCATACGCGCAATTTCCGGCAGGACGACCACCAGCTGACCGATCAGATCATCGCCGCGCACTATCGGACGTTCGACGAAGACAAGGAGATGATCGAGCTTCAGCAGAAGGAGCTGGACGCGACCGGCTCGTCGGTGCCGAAATTCGCCCTGCGTGTGGACGACGCTCCGCTCCGGGCGCGTCGCCAGTTGACGGGCCTGATCCGGGAGGAGCGCGAAACCAACGGCTCCGTGCTTGCCAAGCGCCAGACACTTCTTCCCAGAGCGGAGACGCCGTCGTCCGTGAACGCCTGA
- a CDS encoding sodium:calcium antiporter yields the protein MFDELSLPILLAIFAACAGVIWVAGVKLADTTDILSSRLHLGTALGGIVVLAIATNLPEIAITVSAAVAGNLGVAVGNILGGIAIQTLVLAAMDVAMKEKVPLTYRAASLTLVIEAVLVVAVLIVSIMATQLPGTLIAARLTPGAVMIALLWLIGLWLSSRASKGLPWHDASGTAPDGQEEPKGHSQTKKDGASSTRGESTVRVALIFLAAAIATLAAGVLLELSGDAIADHIGLSGVLFGATVLAAATSLPELSTGITSVRMKDYQLAVSDIFGGNAFLPVLFLLAVVISGKAVLPDAKASDIYLAGLGVLLTCVYAAGLIFRPRRQILRMGIDSLAVLILYVLGAAGLFAISSTHGG from the coding sequence ATGTTCGATGAACTGAGCCTGCCCATCCTCCTTGCGATCTTCGCCGCCTGTGCGGGGGTGATCTGGGTCGCCGGCGTGAAACTCGCCGACACTACTGACATCCTGTCGTCCCGCCTGCATCTCGGCACGGCGCTCGGCGGCATCGTCGTGCTCGCCATCGCGACCAACCTGCCCGAGATCGCCATCACCGTCAGCGCGGCGGTGGCGGGTAATCTCGGGGTCGCGGTCGGCAACATCCTCGGCGGTATCGCCATCCAGACGCTGGTGCTGGCGGCGATGGACGTCGCCATGAAGGAGAAGGTGCCGCTGACCTACCGCGCCGCCAGCCTCACGCTCGTGATCGAGGCGGTGCTAGTGGTGGCGGTGCTGATCGTGTCGATCATGGCGACGCAGCTGCCCGGAACCCTGATCGCGGCGCGATTGACCCCCGGCGCGGTAATGATCGCCCTCCTGTGGCTGATCGGCCTGTGGCTTTCCAGCAGGGCGAGCAAGGGCCTGCCCTGGCACGACGCGAGCGGCACCGCGCCCGATGGACAGGAGGAGCCCAAGGGCCACTCGCAGACGAAGAAGGACGGCGCCTCCAGCACACGCGGCGAGAGCACGGTGCGTGTCGCGCTGATCTTCCTCGCCGCCGCCATCGCGACGCTGGCCGCCGGCGTGCTGCTTGAACTGAGCGGTGACGCCATCGCCGACCATATCGGCCTGAGTGGCGTCCTGTTCGGCGCCACCGTGCTGGCGGCCGCCACCTCGCTGCCGGAACTGTCGACCGGGATCACGTCGGTCAGGATGAAGGACTATCAGCTGGCGGTCAGCGACATCTTCGGCGGCAACGCCTTCCTGCCTGTGCTCTTCCTGCTCGCCGTGGTCATCTCCGGCAAGGCGGTGCTGCCTGACGCGAAGGCAAGCGACATCTATCTCGCCGGTCTCGGCGTGCTGCTGACCTGCGTCTATGCCGCCGGGCTGATCTTCCGGCCCAGGCGGCAGATCCTGCGGATGGGCATCGACTCCCTTGCCGTCCTTATCCTCTATGTGCTGGGCGCGGCCGGCCTGTTCGCGATCTCCAGTACGCACGGCGGCTGA